TTCCTCCTGGAGCGTGCCCCACGACCCGCACTCGGGGCAGCGCCCCAGCCACTTGGGGGAGGAGTAGCCGCATTCGGTGCAGGTGTGGACCACGCGCTGTTTCTTCGCCATGCCGACACTCTAAGACACGGGTGTGACACGGCCCCTTCTGATACGCGAAAACCGCACCTCGCGGGGGCGAGGTGCGGTCGTCGTCAAGCGCGGCTCTAGTGGCCCGAGTGGTCTTCGCCAAGCTCGCGGTTGGACTCGCCGGAGGGCAGCAGCGGCGCGGAGACCGGAGCGTCGACAGCGACGGTTCCGGTGTCGAAGGTGAACGTGACACCGACGGTGCCGCCGTAGGCGAACGCGTCGTTATCCAGGGAGGTCTCGACGTACTGGATGCAGTCGGTGTCGGCCTGCGGCAGGGCGTCGAGCCCCTCGGCGGAGTCACCCACCACGGAGCAGCGAGTCGGGATCTCGCGCGGGGCCGGGTTGAAGTCAACCTCTTGGTCACCAACCTGTGCGGAGACGAGGCGGTGCGGGTTCATGGAGGGATCCTGGTTGATCGCGGTGAACTTCAGAGCGACGCGCCCGTCCTCATTGAGCACGACCGTTACGTCCTGGACCGCGACGGCGCCGTTCTCGCTGGAAACGCTCGCGCCGTCGACGGCCGCGACCTGGGAGGAGGTCTGCGTGATCTGCCCGGCAGAGCACGAGGCGAGCAAAAGGGCGGACGCTGCGACGGCGGAGGCTGCGGCCACCGGCTTCAGGGACTTCACTGTGATGTCCTCCATAATTAATCAACAAAGGGGATTTCTCTTCGCTAACACTACTGCGTGTCCCCCGGATTTTCCCAGTTTTACGTCTGTGGTGGGGGCAACGTCATAGTGTGGCGGGGGTAGCGGTAGTCGGCGCGGTGCCGTTGGAAAACAGGTGGTAGGGTGGTGGGGTTGTAACCCCCGGTCCCGGCAAGGAGAAACATGGAATTCAAAGTCGGAGAAGTTGTTGTCTACCCGCATCATGGCGCGGCACGCATCGCCGACATTGAGGAGCGCGAGATGGGCGGGGAGACTCTCGACTTCCTCGTTTTGAAGATCCTCCAGTCCGACCTGGAGGTCCGCGTCCCCGTGAAGAACAGTGAGCTCGTCGGCGTGCGCGACGTGGTCAACGAGGACGGGCTTCGCAAGGTCTTCTCCGTGCTGCGCGAGACCGACGTCGAGGAGGCCGGCAACTGGTCGCGGCGCTACAAGGCGAACCAGGAGCGCCTCGCCTCCGGCGACATCAATAAGGTCGCCGAGGTGGTGCGCGACCTGTGGCGCCGCGACCAGGGCAAGGGCCTGTCCGCCGGCGAGAAGCGCATGCTGGGCAAGGCGCGCCAGATCCTCGTCGGTGAGCTCGCGCTCGCCCAGCCCGTTGACGAGGCCAAGGCCGAGGAGATGGAGAGCGGGATCAACGAGATCATCCAGCGCCAGGTGGCCGCCGGGATCTCGATCGATCCGCGCGACGAACTTGACGACGATGTCGACCTCGACGACCTGAGCTTCGATGACGTGGATGACGCGGACGAGGCAGAAGACACCAACTCCGACGAGGCCTAAATGAAGCGCAGGGTCATCGCCCTGATCGCGGCGGCGGGGCAGGGAACCCGGCTCGGCGCGGCCATGCCGAAGGCGTTCGTCCCCCTGCGCGGCCGCAGCCTCCTCGAGCGCTCCGTCACCGCGATGGAAACCTCGCAGATTGTCGACGAGATCGTCGTCGTGGTCAGCCCCGAGATGGAGGAACTGGCGCAAGCCGCGCTGCAGGGCAAGCGCGTGCGCTTCGTCCACGGCGGCGCCGAGCGCGCGGACTCGATCTGGGAGGGGCTGAAAACCATTGCTGACGACGACGCCGTGGTGCTCATCCACGACGCCGCCCGCGCGCTGACCCCGCCCGGCATGATCGCCCGCGTCGCCCGCGCGGTGCTCGACGGCAACCAGGCGGTCGTGCCCGTGGTGCCGGTCGCCGACACCATCAAGGTCGTCGACGGTGAGCGGGTGACGGCGACGCCGGACCGGGCGTCGTTACGCGCCGTGCAAACCCCGCAGGGCTTTGACCTAAAGGTTCTGCGCGCGGCGAACGAGGCCTACCTCGCGGCCCAGGACGCGGGCTTTACCGCGACCGACGACGCGAGCCTGGCCGAGTGGCACGGTGTGGACGTGGTCACGGTCCAGGGCGACCCGATGGCGTTTAAGATCACCACGCCTATCGACATGCGCCTGGCGGCAAGCATTACCGATGAGGCCGAACCGACGATCTTCGAGGTCCCCGGCACCGTGAGGAAGGACTAAAACATGGGCACTTTGCGTGTGGGCACAGCCTTTGACGCCCACCAGATTCAGGCGGGCAAGGAGTGCTGGATCGCCGGCATCCTCCACGACGGCGTCGACGGCTGCGAGGGCCACTCCGACGGCGATGTGGTCAGCCACGCGGTCGTCGACGCGGTGCTCTCCGCGGCCGGTCTGGGCGACCTCGGCTCGTTCGTCGGCGTCGGTAGGCCCGAGTACGACGGGGTGCGCGGCCTGCAGCTTTTAAAAGAGCTGCGCGAGCTTGTCGACGCCCACGGCATCGTAATCCACAACGTCTCCGCGCAGCTCATCGCACAGACCCCGCGCATGGGTGCGGTGCGCGAGGAGGCGGAGCGCGCGTTGACCGAGGCGCTCGGGGCGCCGGTGAGCGTCTCAGCCACGACGACCGACCACATGGGCTTTACCGGCTCCGGGCAGGGCCGCGCCGCGGTGGCGACCGCGCTGGTAGAGCTGGCGGGCGGGCCTGGACCGGCCAACGGCTAGACTGGCCTGCGTGACTTCCGGTATCCAACGCATCTTTGATACGTCCGCGCGTGAGCTGCGGGTTTTCGAGCCGGTCCGCGAGGGCCACGTCTCGATCTACCTCTGCGGCGCGACGCCTCAATCCTCGCCGCACATCGGCCATCTGCGTTCCGGCGTCGCCTTCGACATCGTGCGCCGCTGGTTTCTGGCCAAGGGCTTTGACGTGGCGTTCGTGCGCAACGTCACCGACATCGACGACAAGATCTTAACCAAGGCCGCCGAGAACGGTCGGCCCTGGTGGGAGTGGGTGTCCACCTACGAGCGCGAGTTCACCCGCGCCTACAACCTGCTCGGGGTGCTGCCGCCGTCGGTGGAGCCGCGCGCGACGGGGCACGTCACCCAGATGGTCGACTACATGCACCGGTTGATTGACAGGGGCTTCGCCTACGAGGCCGCCGGGTCGGTCTACTTCGACGTCGCGGCCTGGGTGCGCGCCGAGGGCAGCGACTACGGCTCGATCTCGGGCAACCGGGTCGAGGAGATGGAGTCCGGTGAGCCCGATAACCGCGGCAAGCGAGGCCCGCACGATTTCGCGCTGTGGAAGGCCGCGAAGCCGGGTGAGCCGAGTTGGCCGACGCCGTGGGGCGAGGGCCGCCCGGGCTGGCACATCGAGTGCTCCGCCATGGCGACCTGGTACCTCGGCGGCTCCTTCGACATCCACGGCGGCGGCCTTGACCTGCGGTTCCCGCACCACGAGAACGAGCAGGCGCAGTCGCACGCCGCCGGCGACGGGTTTGCCAACTACTGGATGCACAATCACTGGGTGACCATGGCCGGGGAGAAGATGTCCAAATCGCTGGGCAATGTGCTCTCGATCGACAACATGCTGGCCACCGTGCGCCCGGTGGAGCTGCGTTACTACCTCGGCTCCGCCCATTACCGCAGCGTGCTGGAGTACTCCCCGGAGGCCTTGAGCGAGGCAGCCGCCGGCTACCGCCGCATCGAAGACTTTGTCGCCCGCGCCGGCACCCCGGAAAAGACCACGTGGACCCCACAGTTCGAGCAGGCGCTTAACGACGACTTCGGCGTCCCGAAAGCCCTGGCGGAAATCCACAACCTCGTGCGCGAGGGGAACAAGGCGCTCGCCGCGGGCGACGCAGCTCGGGCCGCAGAGATCGCCGGCACC
Above is a window of Corynebacterium sanguinis DNA encoding:
- a CDS encoding CarD family transcriptional regulator, with translation MEFKVGEVVVYPHHGAARIADIEEREMGGETLDFLVLKILQSDLEVRVPVKNSELVGVRDVVNEDGLRKVFSVLRETDVEEAGNWSRRYKANQERLASGDINKVAEVVRDLWRRDQGKGLSAGEKRMLGKARQILVGELALAQPVDEAKAEEMESGINEIIQRQVAAGISIDPRDELDDDVDLDDLSFDDVDDADEAEDTNSDEA
- the ispD gene encoding 2-C-methyl-D-erythritol 4-phosphate cytidylyltransferase — its product is MKRRVIALIAAAGQGTRLGAAMPKAFVPLRGRSLLERSVTAMETSQIVDEIVVVVSPEMEELAQAALQGKRVRFVHGGAERADSIWEGLKTIADDDAVVLIHDAARALTPPGMIARVARAVLDGNQAVVPVVPVADTIKVVDGERVTATPDRASLRAVQTPQGFDLKVLRAANEAYLAAQDAGFTATDDASLAEWHGVDVVTVQGDPMAFKITTPIDMRLAASITDEAEPTIFEVPGTVRKD
- the ispF gene encoding 2-C-methyl-D-erythritol 2,4-cyclodiphosphate synthase; protein product: MGTLRVGTAFDAHQIQAGKECWIAGILHDGVDGCEGHSDGDVVSHAVVDAVLSAAGLGDLGSFVGVGRPEYDGVRGLQLLKELRELVDAHGIVIHNVSAQLIAQTPRMGAVREEAERALTEALGAPVSVSATTTDHMGFTGSGQGRAAVATALVELAGGPGPANG
- the cysS gene encoding cysteine--tRNA ligase; this encodes MTSGIQRIFDTSARELRVFEPVREGHVSIYLCGATPQSSPHIGHLRSGVAFDIVRRWFLAKGFDVAFVRNVTDIDDKILTKAAENGRPWWEWVSTYEREFTRAYNLLGVLPPSVEPRATGHVTQMVDYMHRLIDRGFAYEAAGSVYFDVAAWVRAEGSDYGSISGNRVEEMESGEPDNRGKRGPHDFALWKAAKPGEPSWPTPWGEGRPGWHIECSAMATWYLGGSFDIHGGGLDLRFPHHENEQAQSHAAGDGFANYWMHNHWVTMAGEKMSKSLGNVLSIDNMLATVRPVELRYYLGSAHYRSVLEYSPEALSEAAAGYRRIEDFVARAGTPEKTTWTPQFEQALNDDFGVPKALAEIHNLVREGNKALAAGDAARAAEIAGTVRAMAAVLGVDPGEWSRAAGGGAQGASSSEAADKALDVLVAAELDRRSAARAEKDWASADAVRDRLAAAGIEITDTADGPQWALKD